The following proteins are encoded in a genomic region of Streptomyces lunaelactis:
- a CDS encoding phage baseplate assembly protein V: MAAGPNNRFLGKFRGRVIDNRDPLKIGRITAQVPDVLGEEASTWALPCLPFTGRQAGQYVVPQIGAGVWIEFEQGDPSFPIWTGCWYGDETELPPRARGELPASQPVVIQTPGDHKLVMSDVPGGTGILLEAKGGAYIQIDERGVTIGNGQGASIVLIGDEVNINEGRLIVPKKR, encoded by the coding sequence ATGGCTGCAGGACCGAACAACCGGTTTCTCGGCAAGTTCCGGGGTCGGGTGATCGACAACAGGGATCCGCTCAAGATCGGCAGGATCACCGCTCAGGTACCGGACGTGCTGGGCGAGGAGGCATCCACCTGGGCGCTGCCCTGCCTGCCCTTCACCGGGCGCCAGGCCGGCCAGTACGTCGTCCCGCAGATCGGGGCGGGCGTCTGGATCGAGTTCGAGCAGGGCGATCCCAGCTTCCCGATCTGGACGGGGTGTTGGTACGGCGACGAGACGGAGCTGCCGCCCCGTGCGCGCGGGGAACTGCCCGCGTCCCAGCCGGTCGTGATCCAGACTCCCGGCGATCACAAGCTGGTGATGTCGGACGTGCCCGGCGGTACGGGGATTCTGCTGGAGGCCAAGGGCGGGGCGTACATCCAGATCGACGAGAGGGGCGTGACCATCGGCAACGGCCAGGGCGCGTCCATCGTGCTGATCGGGGACGAGGTCAACATCAACGAGGGCCGGCTGATCGTGCCGAAGAAGCGATGA